In Serinus canaria isolate serCan28SL12 chromosome 7 unlocalized genomic scaffold, serCan2020 HiC_scaffold_29, whole genome shotgun sequence, a single genomic region encodes these proteins:
- the COL18A1 gene encoding collagen alpha-1(XVIII) chain isoform X5: MRTGCPPPPLLLRLFVLLVPAASPEPESLSAEISLLELIGDPPTEEIHRIYGPDNNPGYVFGPNANTGQVARYHLPSPFYQDFSLLFHIQPTTPRAGMLFAVTDSSQSIIYVGVKLSELRAGQQQIIFYYTEPGSPSSYVAATFTVPTLLNQWTRFAISVEEEEVVLYLDCEEHERVHFERSPDGMELEEGSGLFVAQAGGADPDKYQGVIADLKLRGDPRAAERQCEEEEDDTEVSGDFGSGMEGGQQPSGKVEGVPGLLDAVPVTSPPVAGGSGPRSSGGSPQQAERTRAEETLRVSTGGTGRKGEKGEKGERGLKGDSGTSGIVGPGSVKGQKGEKGDLGVKGSAGFGYPGSKGQKGEPGDPGPPRTLSRHADGSEVEQVTGPPGAPGKDGAPGRDGEPGDPGEDGKPGEMGPPGFPGMPGEPGLKGEKGDPGMGPRGPPGPPGPPGPPGPSSKNDKLTFIDMEGSGFGGDLESLRGPRGPPGPPGPPGVPGLPGEPGRFGMNCTDLPGPPGLPGRDGIPGPPGPVGPHGPPGRDGEDGQPGPKGEQGDIGDLGLPGLPGPKGNKGEMGPVGPPGEMGLSGLPGPVGPQGQPGPPGPPGPPGLGYEAGFGDMEGSGLSFTPGLPGPEGPQGVPGLPGVKGEVGSPGQPGLLGPKGDAGMPGMDGRPGLEGFPGPQGPKGDKGSTGEKGERGQDGMGLPGPPGPPGPPGQVISVSSEDKSLVAFPGPEGRPGRAGFPGPVGPKGDQGSAGPQGAPGLKGEKGEPGVIISPDGTVVTAKVKGEKGEPGLQGPMGPSGPPGRAGMKGEIGFPGRPGRPGMNGLKGEKGDPADVLGLRGPPGPPGPPGPPGPPGSIVYNNGNTFSDSSHLAFPGFHQFSGQKGEKGDTGPPGPPGQFPYDASHFSTSLQGDKGDAGPKGEKGEPGSTPLYGPGVSGLPGPPGPQGYPGLPGPKGDSIVGPPGPPGPQGPPGIGYEGRQGPPGPPGPPGPPSFPGPHRQAVSIPGPPGPPGPPGPPGTSGMSLGLQVMPTYQVMLSAVHELPEGNLVFLTDRQELYVRVRGGFRRVLLEEHNLIPSSALDNEVYDKPPNVHYAGPQPRGPLHPLHNHVPSATARPWRGDEVVANQHRLPEQPLLHHQHELINGYYIHHRPDPAPVAAHVHQDFQPALHLVALNTPLSGGMRGIRGADFQCFQQARQVGLAGTFRAFLSSRLQDLYSIVRRADRAAIPIVNLRDEVLFNNWDALFTGSGAPLRTGARILSFDGRDVLRDVGWPQKSVWHGSDAKGRRLPESYCETWRTEDHAVTGQASSLASGKLLEQAASSCQQAFIVLCIENSFMTTTKK; encoded by the exons AGAGCCTGAGTGCTGAGATCAGCCTGCTGGAGCTGATTGGGGACCCACCGACGGAGGAGATCCACAGAATTTATGGCCCCGACAACAACCCTGGCTATGTGTTTGGTCCCAACGCCAACACGGGGCAGGTGGCCCGGTACCACCTGCCAAGCCCTTTCTACCAGGACTTCTCGCTGCTGTTCCACATCCAGCCCACCACACCCCGGGCCGGCATGCTCTTCGCCGTCACGGACTCCTCGCAGAGCATCATCTACGTGGGCGTCAAGCTCTCGGAGCTGCGCGCGGGCCAGCAGCAGATCATCTTCTACTACACGGAGCCAGGTTCGCCCAGCTCCTATGTGGCCGCCACCTTCACCGTGCCCACCCTGCTCAACCAGTGGACACGCTTCGCCATCAGcgtggaggaggaggaagttgTCCTCTACCTGGACTGTGAGGAGCATGAGCGTGTCCACTTCGAGCGCTCTCCGGATGGAATGGAGTTGGAAGAGGGCTCTGGGCTCTTTGTTGCTCAGGCTGGAGGGGCTGACCCAGATAAATACCAG GGGGTGATCGCAGATTTGAAGCTCCGAGGGGACCCTCGGGCGGCCGAGCGCCAGTgcgaggaagaggaggatgacaCAGAG GTCTCTGGGGATTTTGGCAGTGGGATGGAAGGTGGACAGCAGCCCTCAGGCAAGGTCGAG ggtgtcccagggctgctggatgCTGTCCCCGTGACCTCCCCCCCTGTGGCGGGGGGCAGTGGCCCGAGGAGTAGTGGGGGATCCCCGCAGCAAGCCGAGAGGACCAGAGCAGAGGAGACGCTGCGGGTCTCCACGGGAG gcACTGGTCGGAAAGGCgaaaagggggagaagggggaacGTGGCTTGAAAGGGGACTCAGGGACCAGTGGCATTGTAGGGCCAGGAAGTGTCAAGGGTCAAAAG GGGGAGAAAGGAGACCTGGGTGTCAAG GGCAGTGCTGGATTTGGCTACCCTGGCTCTAAAGGCCAAAAAGGAGAACCAGGTGACCCTGGACCCCCCAGGACCCTCTCTCGGCATGCTGATGGCTCGGAAGTGGAGCAAGTCACTGGCCCTCCAGGGGCACCAGGGAAGGAtggagcccctggcagggatgGTGAGCCT GGAGATCCTGGCGAGGACGGCAAACCT GGTGAAATGGGGCCCCCGGGGTTCCCTGGGATGCCGGGGGAGCCGGGCCTGAAGGGGGAGAAG GGTGACCCAGGCATGGGGCCGAGGGGACCCCCTGGACCACCTGGCCCTCCGGGACCACCGGGACCCTCCTCCAAGAATGACAAGCTG ACCTTCATTGACATGGAGGGCTCTGGCTTCGGTGGTGACCTGGAGAGCCTGCGG GGTCCACGAGGGCCACCTGGCCCCCCAGGGCCACCTGGCGTGCCCGGTTTGCCAGGGGAGCCAGGACGGTTTGGGATGAACTGCACGGACCTGCCAGGACCACCTGGGCTGCCGGGCAGGGACGGGATCCCCGGGCCCCCCGGGCCAGTG GGTCCTCATGGTCCTCCAGGAAGAGATGGGGAAGATGGGCAGCCGGGGCCCAAAGGAGAGCAG ggtGATATTGGTGACCTTGGCCTCCCTGGCCTACCAGGACCCAAG GGCAACAAAGGAGAAATGGGACCAGTAGGACCCCCAGGAGAAATGGGCTTATCCGGCCTTCCCGGGCCCGTCGGACCCCAAGGGCAGCCAGGACCCCCTGGCCCCCCAGGACCACCAGGGCTGGGCTACGAGGCTGGATTT GGTGACATGGAGGGCTCGGGGCTGTCATTCACCCCTGGACTACCTGGGCCTGAAGGACCACAG GGTGTGCCGGGACTGCCGGGGGTGAAG GGAGAGGTCGGCAGCCCTGGACAGCCTGGCTTGCTGGGACCAAAG GGAGATGCTGGCATGCCTGGCATGGATGGCCGCCCTGGCCTGGAGGGCTTCCCTGGACCACAG GGACCCAAAGGTGACAAAGGCAGCACCGGTGAGAAG GGAGAGCGAGGCCAAGATGGAATGGGGCTGCCTGGCCCCCCTGGCCCACCTGGTCCCCCGGGACAGGTCATCAGTGTCTCCAGTGAAGAT AAGTCCTTGGTGGCTTTTCCTGGTCCAGAG ggcagacCAGGCCGTGCTGGCTTCCCA GGTCCGGTGGGACCGAAAGGAGACCAGGGGTCAGCTGGTCCCCAGGGTGCCCCAGGGTTGAAG ggagagaagggggagCCTGGCGTCATCATCAGCCCTGATGGGACCGTGGTCACTGCCAAggtgaaaggagaaaag ggggagccagggctgcagggcccaATGGGACCATCG GGTCCCCCAGGACGAGCAGGGATGAAGGGAGAGATTGGCTTCCCGGGCAGACCC GGACGTCCTGGCATGAACGGGCTGAAGGGCGAGAAGGGTGACCCTGCAGACGTGCTGGGCTTGCGG GGTCCCCCAGGCCCCCCAGGCCCTCCAGGACCCCCTGGGCCACCTGGCAGCATAGTCTACAACAATGGCAAT ACCTTCAGTGACTCCAGCCACCTGGCGTTCCCTG gtTTCCACCAGTTCTCAGgacaaaagggagaaaaaggtgaCACTggacccccaggacccccag gCCAGTTCCCTTATGATGCGAGTCACTTCAGTACTAGCCTGCAG GGTGACAAGGGGGATGCAGGTCCCAAGGGTGAGAAGGGCGAGCCAGGCAGCACCCCACTCTATGGTCCTGGAGTCTCTGGACTTCCAGGGCCTCCAGGGCCCCAGGGATACCCTGGGCTGCCG GGTCCCAAGGGGGACAGTATTGTTGGGCCACCGGGGCCTCCAGGACCTCAGGGTCCCCCTGGTATTGGATATGAGGGGCGGCAGGGCCCCCCTGGCCCTCCTGGTCCACCAGGGCCACCCTCCTTCCCAGGTCCCCACAGACAAG CTGTCAGCATCCCTGGACCCCCAGGACCACCAGGACCCCCTGGACCACCAGGCACTAGCGGGATGTCCTTGGGG ctccaggtcATGCCTACGTACCAGGTGATGCTGAGTGCTGTGCACGAGCTGCCCGAGGGCAACCTCGTCTTCCTGACGGACCGGCAGGAACTCTACGTCCGCGTCCGTGGGGGCTTCCGCAGGGTGCTG ctggaggagcacaaCCTGATCCCCAGTTCGGCTCTG GACAATGAGGTGTATGATAAGCCGCCCAATGTCCACTACGCTGGCCCCCAGCCCCGCGGGCCCCTGCACCCACTCCACAACCACGTCCCCTCGGCCACCGCCCGTCCCTGGCGTGGGGACGAGGTGGTGGCCAACCAGCACCGCCTGCCcgagcagcccctgctccaccACCAGCACGAGCTCATCAACGGGTACTACATCCATCACCGGCCAGATCCCGCCCCTGTGGCCGCCCACGTGCACCAGGACTTCCAGCCTGCT CTTCACTTGGTGGCCCTGAACACCCCACTGAGTGGTGGTATGCGTGGCATCCGGGGTGCTGATTTCCAGTGCTTCCAGCAAGCCCGGCAGGTTGGGCTGGCGGGCACTTTCCGCGCCTTCCTGTCCTCGCGCCTGCAGGATCTCTACAGCATCGTGCGCAGGGCCGACCGTGCCGCCATCCCCATCGTCAACCTACGG GATGAAGTGCTCTTCAATAACTGGGATGCCCTTTTCACGGGCAGCGGGGCCCCACTGAGAACCGGTGCCCGCATCCTCTCCTTTGACGGCCGGGATGTTCTACGGGATGTGGGATG GCCACAGAAGAGTGTCTGGCATGGCTCAGATGCCAAGGGTCGGCGCCTGCCCGAGAGCTACTGTGAGACATGGCGGACAGAGGACCATGCAGTCACTGGCCAGGCTTCCTCCTTGGCCTCCGGAAAACTGCTGGAGCAGGcggccagcagctgccagcaagCCTTCATTGTCCTCTGCATTGAGAACAGCTTCATGACCACCACCAAAAAGTGA